The Rhopalosiphum maidis isolate BTI-1 chromosome 1, ASM367621v3, whole genome shotgun sequence genome has a segment encoding these proteins:
- the LOC113548705 gene encoding protein GVQW3-like → MSENTEQRVCIKFCHKLGKTATETYQMLLLAYGDETMSRARVFEWFKRFKEGRTTVESDEREGRPSTSRNEEMIQKIRTAIRVQTILTTDLDMRRVAAKFVPKLLSGEQKENRKQIATDLLECSESDDFFLKSIITGDETWVYGYDPETKVQSSQWKTPDSPRPKKLVKFGVK, encoded by the exons ATGAGCGAAAATACAGAACAACGAGTGTGCATTAAATTTTGCCATAAACTGGGAAAAACGGCTACTGAAACCTACCAAATGTTATTGTTAGCTTATGGAGATGAAACCATGTCCCGTGCTCGCGTTTTTGAATggtttaaacgatttaaagaGGGTAGAACAACTGTTGAAAGTGATGAACGTGAAGGACGCCCATCAACAAGCCGCAATGAGgaaatgatacaaaaaatacgaACAGCAATACGAG TTCAAACCATATTGACGACTGATTTAGACATGAGAAGAGTTGCAGCCAAATTTGTACCAAAACTGCTCTCAGGTGAGCAAAAAGAAAATCGAAAACAGATCGCCACTGATTTGCTAGAGTGTTCCGAatctgatgatttttttttaaaatcaattataactgGTGACGAGACTTGGGTATATGGCTACGATCCAGAAACAAAGGTACAATCTTCGCAGTGGAAGACACCTGATTCACCACGACCAAAAAAGCTCGTCAAGTTCGGAGTCAAGTGA
- the LOC113560959 gene encoding uncharacterized protein LOC113560959 — MGLVKKMEWLKWIRKYSTGILDTKTGSMETLIDSASSKTINYAYTSSVIADDEFINAAAPPHQRPMLPPPPPTSQASPSPPQQPSDVYDCCVSLDGIPIKHEFQYTFSDTDGHGKITKHDVEGLATKILESMYGTTLKFSSRGQRTVKVTLNIRQSVAVVVDGTTTGTPYRGHQSSRERKTKSSTDRHHRSRTDAVESGVFDDATLLEQSGYPSVYDGVKGSWLPHHRSAKLGAQRYRREQLIEMVQRSLAENLSFQNQRKSNKPEVVYHRPRTKRRQTGAQPAKVAWSPYDFEPVAYIPSHQHHHLQQQHRQYERLKNVRSQQQQLYSNGVTAEEHAVKYSSSHSRQHHRATAVVSGSNLQQSKDSAAAATTTTAAATAAQEQTKNIDHQRYKRAKLASKKIHHHIHEHHHYHHYDYYIV, encoded by the exons ATGGGACTGGTCAAAAAAATGGAATGGCTAAAGTGGATACGAAAATATTCTACAG GTATCCTGGACACGAAAACTGGTAGCATGGAAACGCTAATTGATTCGGCCAGTTCGAAAACCATCAATTACGCTTATACCTCCTCGGTAATTGCTGACGATGAATTCATTAACGCCGCCGCACCCCCACACCAGCGTCCGATGTTGCCGCCGCCACCACCTACTTCACAAGCTTCGCCATCACCGCCTCAGCAACCTAGTGAT GTATACGATTGCTGCGTATCGCTGGACGGAATACCCATCAAACACGAGTTTCAGTACACCTTCTCTGACACCGACGGTCATGGAAAAATCACCAAACAC GATGTCGAAGGACTGGCTACAAAAATTCTCGAGTCTATGTATGGTACGACGTTGAAATTCTCATCGCGCGGCCAGCGAACCGTCAAAGTGACGCTTAACATCAGACAATCGGTCGCGGTAGTCGTGGACGGCACGACGACTGGTACGCCGTACCGAGGTCACCAGAGCAGCCGCGAGCGTAAGACCAAATCGTCGACGGATAGACATCATCGTAGCAGGACGGATGCGGTCGAATCTGGAGTATTCGATGATGCGACACTGTTGGAACAGTCAGGTTATCCTTCGGTTTACGACGGTGTCAAAGGGTCCTGGCTGCCGCATCACAGGAGTGCCAAGCTGGGGGCACAGCGTTACAGGCGTGAACAACTGATCGAAATGGTACAAAGAAGTCTGGCGGAAAACTTGAGTTTTCAAAATCAAAG aaaATCCAATAAGCCGGAGGTCGTTTACCACAGGCCGCGGACGAAGCGTCGCCAGACCGGAGCTCAACCGGCCAAGGTGGCGTGGAGCCCGTACGACTTCGAACCGGTTGCATACATCCCTTCGCACCAACACCATCACCTCCAGCAGCAGCACCGACAGTACGAGCGCCTCAAGAACGTCAGGAGCCAGCAGCAGCAGTTGTACAGTAACGGTGTGACGGCCGAGGAGCACGCGGTCAAGTATTCGTCGAGTCACTCCCGACAACACCACCGAGCCACCGCGGTAGTCAGCGGCAGCAACCTGCAACAGTCGAAGGACTCGGCCGCGGCGGCCACCACCACCACTGCAGCCGCGACTGCCGCCCAGGAGCAGACAAAAAACATCGATCATCAGCGCTACAAGCGTGCCAAATTAGCGTCCAAGAAGATCCATCATCACATACACGAACACCATCATTATCATCACTACGACTATTATATCGTTTAG